Proteins found in one Nitratiruptor sp. SB155-2 genomic segment:
- the mltG gene encoding endolytic transglycosylase MltG, which yields MAKRVLKITLVIVELVLVSIITILYYFARPVNIESPQIRIPPGNLPSSILYLNKAVVPVTQLDAVVIHFFGYPQKGWIDIQKRHLSRLDFLYRLTKSKAALFPVKVIPGETTIWFFHILADRYGYDENMLQKVYNKVAPYPEGILFADTYYLPKGIDEEHLVHYLVRFGLQKHRNISMKVFGKFDQKQWFEKVVTIASIIQKEAASKEEMPIVASVIYNRLKKKMPLQMDGTLNYGIYSHIKVTHRRIATDTTRFNTYKYIGLPPYPVCIVGLDAIKAAIKPAKTDYLYFVKGKNGKHLFSRSYKKHLKYIHNVKKRNR from the coding sequence GTGGCAAAAAGAGTGCTTAAAATTACTTTGGTTATCGTTGAACTTGTTTTAGTAAGCATTATTACGATTCTTTATTATTTTGCAAGGCCTGTAAATATTGAAAGTCCTCAAATACGAATCCCCCCAGGCAATCTACCATCTTCCATATTATATCTAAACAAAGCAGTTGTCCCTGTAACACAACTGGATGCTGTCGTGATACATTTTTTTGGGTATCCACAAAAAGGGTGGATCGATATACAGAAGAGACACCTTTCAAGACTCGATTTTCTTTATAGACTTACAAAATCAAAAGCCGCTCTTTTTCCTGTAAAAGTGATACCAGGAGAAACAACTATTTGGTTTTTTCATATCTTGGCAGATAGATATGGCTATGATGAAAATATGTTACAAAAAGTTTATAATAAAGTTGCCCCTTACCCAGAGGGTATACTTTTTGCCGATACATACTATCTGCCAAAAGGGATTGATGAAGAACATCTTGTACACTATCTCGTACGATTTGGATTGCAAAAGCATCGCAACATTTCAATGAAGGTTTTTGGGAAATTTGATCAAAAACAGTGGTTTGAAAAAGTGGTGACTATAGCTTCCATCATACAAAAAGAGGCTGCCAGTAAGGAAGAGATGCCTATAGTCGCATCTGTTATATACAATAGATTGAAAAAAAAGATGCCGCTACAAATGGATGGTACACTCAATTACGGCATCTATTCCCATATTAAAGTAACACATCGAAGGATTGCAACTGATACAACGAGATTCAATACATACAAATATATAGGATTGCCGCCTTATCCAGTTTGTATTGTGGGACTAGATGCGATAAAAGCTGCCATCAAACCGGCTAAAACAGATTATCTCTATTTTGTAAAAGGCAAGAATGGTAAGCATCTCTTTTCGAGAAGCTATAAAAAACATTTGAAGTATATACATAATGTGAAGAAAAGAAACAGATAG
- a CDS encoding NADP-dependent isocitrate dehydrogenase: MGKARIVWTKIDEAPALATYSLLPIVKAFTKDSGVEIELRDISLAGRVIAEFSDRLPEDKKQADELAYMGELVLKPEANIIKLPNISASIPQLVATIKELQAQGYDIPDFPEEPKTAEEVELRNRFAKLLGSAVNPVLRQGNSDRRLSKAVKEYAKKFPHKMRDVSPDSKSYVAHMDKNDFYQNEQSFISDKDQTVKLVFEGQDGKTEVLKEVEVKKGEVFSASFLNRKTLREFYECVINDAKEKDILFSLHVKATMMKISDPVLFGDAIRVYFKELFDEYGKELEEIGFDPNNGLVDLENKLCKLPEGVQKDIKDKIQEILKKNARMYMVDSDAGITNLHAPNDVIIDASIPAVVKNGLQGWGPDGETADTVITVPDRTYARMYKEIVADIVKNGQFDPAKVGTVQNIGLMAKKAEEYGSHDKTFFPPEDGYIKTIDEDGNTLMCHEVEEGDIWRAYSAKDEAIVDWAKLAVRRAKESGYPIVFWLDSNRAHDANLIKKVVSVLKDEDLSGVEFHIMAPEKAMRYTLRRFRAGEGTISVTGNVLRDYLTDLFPIIEVGTSARTLSIVPLLAGGGVFETGAGGSAPKHVEQFLKEGHLRWDSLGEFMALVESLKLAVKQGASEKTTIIAEALDRAVGKYLNNDKTPKRKVGELDNRGSHYYLATYWAEELASCGESELEAKFAPVAEKLKANEEQILAEIKAAEGKPVDIGGYYHPDDCKAETAMRPSKIFNEIIDNI, from the coding sequence ATGGGTAAAGCAAGGATTGTTTGGACAAAAATTGATGAAGCACCAGCGCTTGCAACATATTCATTACTGCCTATTGTAAAGGCTTTTACAAAAGATTCTGGTGTTGAAATTGAGCTTCGAGATATTTCACTAGCAGGAAGAGTTATCGCTGAATTTAGCGATAGACTTCCAGAAGATAAAAAGCAAGCTGATGAACTTGCTTACATGGGAGAGTTAGTTCTTAAACCAGAAGCAAATATTATCAAGCTACCAAATATTTCTGCTTCCATTCCGCAGCTTGTAGCAACTATTAAAGAGTTGCAAGCACAAGGATACGATATTCCGGATTTTCCTGAAGAGCCAAAAACGGCTGAGGAAGTAGAACTCAGAAATCGATTCGCGAAACTTCTCGGATCTGCTGTAAACCCGGTACTTCGACAAGGGAACTCAGACAGACGTCTTAGCAAAGCGGTAAAAGAGTATGCCAAAAAATTTCCACATAAAATGAGAGATGTAAGTCCTGATAGCAAAAGCTATGTTGCACATATGGACAAAAATGACTTCTATCAAAATGAACAGTCTTTCATCAGCGATAAAGATCAGACGGTAAAACTCGTTTTTGAAGGCCAAGATGGCAAAACGGAAGTTTTAAAAGAAGTAGAAGTGAAAAAAGGTGAAGTATTTAGTGCATCATTTTTGAATAGAAAAACCCTTCGAGAATTTTATGAGTGTGTTATCAATGATGCAAAAGAGAAAGACATTCTCTTCTCACTGCACGTAAAAGCCACAATGATGAAAATCTCTGATCCAGTGCTTTTTGGAGATGCGATTCGAGTCTACTTCAAAGAACTTTTTGACGAATATGGTAAAGAGCTCGAAGAGATTGGCTTTGATCCAAACAACGGACTTGTAGATCTTGAAAATAAACTTTGCAAACTTCCTGAAGGTGTACAAAAAGATATCAAGGATAAAATCCAAGAGATCCTCAAGAAAAATGCACGAATGTATATGGTTGATAGCGATGCAGGCATCACCAATCTCCACGCTCCAAACGATGTTATTATCGATGCTTCTATTCCTGCAGTTGTTAAAAACGGTCTTCAAGGATGGGGACCAGATGGTGAGACGGCTGATACTGTGATTACTGTTCCAGATAGAACATATGCAAGAATGTACAAAGAGATCGTTGCTGATATCGTTAAAAATGGTCAGTTCGATCCTGCGAAAGTAGGAACTGTACAAAATATTGGTCTTATGGCGAAAAAAGCAGAAGAGTATGGAAGCCACGACAAGACTTTCTTCCCACCAGAAGATGGATACATCAAAACTATCGATGAAGATGGCAATACATTAATGTGTCATGAAGTGGAAGAGGGAGATATCTGGAGAGCATACAGTGCAAAAGATGAGGCGATTGTTGACTGGGCCAAATTGGCTGTAAGACGAGCAAAAGAGAGCGGATACCCGATTGTTTTCTGGCTTGACAGCAACAGAGCGCATGATGCGAACTTGATCAAAAAAGTAGTCAGTGTATTGAAAGATGAAGATTTGAGTGGTGTGGAATTCCATATTATGGCACCTGAAAAAGCGATGCGATACACGCTTAGAAGATTTAGAGCAGGAGAGGGAACAATCAGCGTAACGGGTAACGTACTAAGAGACTACCTCACAGATCTCTTCCCGATTATAGAAGTTGGTACAAGTGCAAGAACTCTTTCAATCGTTCCACTTCTAGCCGGTGGGGGTGTTTTTGAAACAGGAGCCGGTGGTAGTGCACCAAAACATGTTGAGCAGTTCTTGAAAGAGGGACACCTTCGATGGGATAGCCTTGGTGAGTTTATGGCACTTGTAGAATCACTCAAGCTTGCAGTGAAACAAGGTGCTAGCGAGAAAACAACAATCATTGCAGAAGCACTTGACAGAGCAGTTGGCAAATATCTTAACAACGACAAAACGCCGAAACGAAAAGTGGGTGAACTTGATAACCGAGGAAGCCACTACTATCTTGCCACCTACTGGGCTGAAGAACTTGCAAGTTGTGGGGAGAGTGAACTAGAAGCGAAATTTGCTCCAGT